CATAACAAAAACGTAGCTTTGAGAAACtattcagagaaaaacattttaaaaagtaaaatgaatctCTGGGTAGAGGTCCAAGAAATGTGAAGTCACActaatgattacattttttgtttgtaaatgagttttaaaataacaaaaataaaaaaaaatatatatataattttattgcagaaatgtgtttgtttttggcagGTAGGGGTTGTAGGTCTTTCTAAGAACGGGAGGCAATCATGTAAAGACCGCCATTGCACATAAACAATATAAccactaaaaaatatattttccaggaTCTGTATCATATACTATGATTCATCAAATTTTCTCATTATAAATTGCTGCATGACATTAGCCTTGTGCTCCCAACACACGCCCTCATCTGATCTCCGCTCACCTCTTTACAAAACAGACAACAAATAGGGTCAGTCCTGTTATAGTTGAGGCGACCTATGACCCCTGTTGCGTGTGACTTTTTATCGGTTTAATCTGCAGCTCTTttatagaaaggcaccacataGAACATGTGGTgaatataaataagaaaattcataAATACTCAGCTGAAGTGGACTCTTGAGCTGCACAGTGATCTGCAGAAAGAACTATTTTAAGTGGCCCTATTTTAAGAATATTAACGACTAGTTCACTTTAAAGAGAAAGCACACTTTTAAGCTCTTTCAGCTCACTTTAAGGTgcagcagacagaaacaggtCTCTGTGTTATTGTTATTTCCTGCACACCCCAACATGGGTAAAATCCCCCAATACCATGTGGGAGAATATCTTATGGGTCTGATGGAACCAAACTCGGATAAATTTCTTTGGCCACAAAATCCAAAAAGGTGACACACAAAACTCTGCAGATCGCCAAGAGAACATCACCCACAGGGAAACATGCTGGCTGCACTAACCTGGAgtttgaaattaaagttttggaATGACAGAGGACAAACCGTGACAATCTCAGAGATCTGGAGAACTATTGCTAGGTAAAGTGGGCGAATACCAAAGATGACTGATTCCTGAAAATTAATCAAAGTAGTAttagtttttagtttagttttaccGGATAAATATCAGATTATTCTTTGGATTTGAACAGATTCATCAGGGTCTCTAATATATCAGAACAACCTGGCATTTTTAGGAGTTTAATGTTGGACATTTAAACTCCTAAAATGTTGGACATTTTAGGAGTTTAAATCTAAATGATTTGATATCCATGCACACCTTTTGAGGCACATTACTGAGCACGTGTGCATCATCATTACTGATTCGATCtctttctgtttggttttatttttgcaataaactcCCCCAGCTCGCTTCCTCTGCTGCATCCTCTGTTGTGTCTTATTACATCCGTTCGGTTGTTCCTCTTACCCTAAAACTGTCATCTTACTTCTTGCAGAAATAGCTGACAAGGTCATACAATGCATTTGAATGTTTGTGCAAACATCCGACCTCAGACAAGTATAGCCATAAACCTTCTGGGTCCCCCACTGCTTAgtttttatgctttgtttttgtttctaggGTAGCTGTTTACTGGCGTGTGTGCAAATGGAAGGAGGACTGCTGATTTCACCAGTGATGGCCCACGCTCTGATCTCAATGGAGAACCTCGTCTACATCATCACCGTGCCACTGTCGACCTCTATCATCCTGGCCAACCTGGTCATCATCCTGGGCATCTCATGCAACCGCCAGCTCCACAACACGCCCAACTACTTCTTCCTCAGCCTGCTGGTGGCCGATATGTGCACAGGCGTGGCGCTGCCCTTCATCCCGTTGATGGGTCTGAACCGGGAGCTGAGTTTCAGCTCCTGCCTGGTGGCTCACATCTTCCCAAATTTCCTCTTCTTGGCGTTTTTGTCCAACCTGGTGATGGTCCACTACGAGCAATACATATGCATCGTCGACCCTCTGCACTACAACACCTTGTGGATGCATCGGCATTTCTCCTTAGCGCTGCTTATAGTGTGGGCACCTCCgcttttgtttgcgtctctgcCCGCTTTCGGGTGGAGTAACTGGTCCGGACCAGACTGGAATGACTGCTGTGAAAGCGCCGCAAAGTTTCCGCCTCTTTCTAACTGTACGGTAAATCTGACATTGTGCTGCTCCTACAGGCGGGTGTTCCCCAACGCCTTCATCTACTTAGAGGTGTATGGCCTTGTTTTACCGGCCATTCTTATCATTGCTGGCATGACCGGACGTGTACTGTGGATCACAAGAGGCCAGATGAAGGACATCTGCCGCCTCCATAGAGCAGTGGAGCGAGGAAACCAGGCGTCAGACCAGGAACAGAGGCTGAATTTGCGGTATACCCGCTGCTTAGTGGCGGTGTCCCTGACCTTTCTAGCCTGCTGGGTTCCCTACCTTATTTACATGCACGTCTG
The genomic region above belongs to Xiphophorus maculatus strain JP 163 A chromosome 24, X_maculatus-5.0-male, whole genome shotgun sequence and contains:
- the gpbar1 gene encoding G-protein coupled bile acid receptor 1 encodes the protein MEGGLLISPVMAHALISMENLVYIITVPLSTSIILANLVIILGISCNRQLHNTPNYFFLSLLVADMCTGVALPFIPLMGLNRELSFSSCLVAHIFPNFLFLAFLSNLVMVHYEQYICIVDPLHYNTLWMHRHFSLALLIVWAPPLLFASLPAFGWSNWSGPDWNDCCESAAKFPPLSNCTVNLTLCCSYRRVFPNAFIYLEVYGLVLPAILIIAGMTGRVLWITRGQMKDICRLHRAVERGNQASDQEQRLNLRYTRCLVAVSLTFLACWVPYLIYMHVCIAFLIIDTKQNSITHIVLSCIGIGSMAVVPMVLGLANKQYTEPAFKLLQKLRDRWRARGSDETAI